In Toxotes jaculatrix isolate fToxJac2 chromosome 20, fToxJac2.pri, whole genome shotgun sequence, the following proteins share a genomic window:
- the si:ch211-285f17.1 gene encoding sickle tail protein homolog isoform X11, whose protein sequence is MSEADAPTAFTRGSRVRASLPVVRSTNQTKDRSLGVLYLQYGDETKQIRMPNEITSIDTVRALFVSAFPQQLTMKMLESPSVAVYVKDDMRNMYYELTDVRNITDHSCLKVYHKDPAQAFSHGPRPANGDARMHSDGQHPLRQPPMGPPTHHSMQGALPPTPHSMPPSPSRIPFGPRQGSIPGSATIPRDRLSNANPPARSISPCPSAILERRDVKPDEDMGGKSHSLARGNEGLYADPYLLQEGRMSMATAHGPHPSPGLDGPEHGMGGFHRASIRSTSSYSGPSPTDTIDHPSLYRQKSRNSQLPTLGSKTPPPSPHRMAEVRMIDIHGGPPHGGPPHGVPPHGVPPHGVPMERSSPVRQSFRKEEITGTKPRNSMGSPVVSDLPGHLQGPIPPASDHQTRERMKAMEQQIASLTGLVQHALLKGPNTSGTKEPLSERPPKTSSPAHSAHSSGGSPVLAPKNSAAPSDKGSVPLKVNLLQFRKNVSDLRMQLHQMRQLQLQNQEALRVQLKRAEQEISVKLAEAMRRLEDPVQRQRALVEEDRHKYLGLEERVLTQLGELEQYVGSLQKDSAATHRVVTLKDVEEGAVTLRKVGESLAGLKGEFPALQTRMRAVLRVEVEAVKFLKEEPHKLDSMLKRVKSLTDTLSSLRRHASEGSQKGPDPSANIPVDNSPAAAVSEALAEASPAPVQSSSNSAPPELQNSTIRSEVMPSSPVVIHHVQSSPVHIQQSQQSAALTAHPSPPLTPSPIQVPSPNPSKSHGRESPKGASLDPPSPARHKKTHGNPVNNGNQDLVIEELQSSQDKSKNRAMSIEAAEKEWEERRQNMGHYDGKEFEKILQEAQANMMKGIPSLEVEENPALPPAPSGEPADIHNLVESPSEEPQVEPDSDKLNKKGPEKLQKPLMEKPAKPLLERPSKTATKPASTDSFTKQGSEKSSKSPPPPPPRKTYPSSSSGMTTTRSGEVVYTSRKETVSAQEGEEEVTPPTPQPKPTKVPPETKPKPATPPPVTASVTREEEDEGDKIMAELQVFQKCTVKDVGVKNLVEPTTRIEPQIRELRPGALLPLKEKKQSSEPSREDKDPDTDENGNTTVRQSQGVIYYVTGQIPKDHPPPSGMEETPEHQEPIQPPIQVSNVNVNDNSPSQEQQQQQPPQSPTPKSPPPLTPPPISPKPVGLNGLKLPKKQVKRSESLKTKAEMEKGKNKINTEKKSKIIQEHVSSSKNIIPEPMETTATSTVRQAPKSSIGPTKRAPGEDSGPPKASCEVDDDDDEGASLSPDLPGEEAPPPPDNIAFMITNTKVQALSCGEYQELVNAKKGSVQTVTVGGAANRGNTTAGPTMPQDNGFNKKPVIIIFDEPMDIRSAYKRLSTIFECEEELERMLAEERIEEESEESDTERSGGQQVKTGGTETVDGKKVSSSQGTADHASLSSSSSSSISELMDSGINLESNGDAKQDSKKKFKFKFPKKQLAALTQAIRTGTKSGKKTLQVVVYEDEEESDGTIRQHKEAKRFEIARSKSLADTPKAISSTVLKRQNSDSLCRTDEIRKNTYKTLDSLEQTIKQLETTISEMGPRSPEEPVSMDEAKAGNGKSSEGVGLKRSSSLPTSRGSGPKVPGKTYLQKKNKPQLLPRPVVVPTTTTASTATVPSAPSTVQQNTSVASPTSRMPVPLSAKSRQSPGTTDKAGKQQKLQDAQRQFRQANGSAKRVGGDHKTTSPTIPISKIPAFYPSSTKGSSQSAQNSDATNPINPSSSSLSSMTKSSILSSHSPRSGSLPSSHIPSFSNGSLKLPTPSQHTGKALSFSSQTQNGRVHSSSSSFSSSSSSSSSPSPLSPTPLGQGGKSIRTIHTPSFTSYRSHNGSSGKSCIPTATAAKDT, encoded by the exons GAACATCACAGACCACTCCTGCCTGAAGGTCTACCACAAAGACCCAGCACAGGCATTCAGTCATGGGCCAAGACCTGCCAATGGCGATGCCAGG ATGCACAGTGATGGACAGCACCCTCTGAGACAACCCCCCATGGGTCCCCCAACACACCATTCAATGCAGGGAGCACTCCCTCCGACTCCCCACTCCATGCCCCCATCCCCTTCCAGAATCCCATTTGGCCCACGACAGGGCTCCATACCTGGCAGCGCCACTATCCCAAGGGACCGACTGTCTAATGCCAACCCTCCAGCGCGCTCCATCTCGCCCTGTCCCAGCGCCATCCTGGAGAGACGGGACGTCAAGCCAGATGAGGACATGGGGGGGAAGAGCCACAGTCTAGCCAGGGGAAATGAGGGGTTGTATGCAGATCCATACCTGCTTCAGGAGGGACGAATGAGCATGGCTACTGCCCATGGACCACACCCCAGCCCTGGGCTTGATGGTCCAGAGCATGGCATGGGGGGATTTCACCGTGCCTCCATCCGCTCCACTAGCTCTTACAGCGGGCCCAGCCCCACAGACACTATCGATCACCCCTCTCTCTACAGGCAGAAGTCCAGAAACAGCCAGCTGCCTACTCTGGGCTCCAAGACTCCTCCCCCATCCCCTCACAGGATGGCTGAGGTACGGATGATTGACATCCACGGTGGACCTCCTCATGGTGGACCTCCTCATGGTGTTCCTCCTCATGGTGTTCCTCCTCATGGAGTTCCCATGGAGAGAAGCTCACCAGTGCGCCAGTCCTTCAGGAAGGAAGAAATAACAGGGACCAAGCCCCGGAACAGCATGGGATCACCTGTGGTTTCAGACCTCCCGGGTCATCTCCAGGGGCCCATTCCACCTGCCAGTGACCATCAGACACG AGAGCGAATGAAGGCTATGGAGCAACAGATTGCCAGCTTGACTGGTCTTGTTCAGCATGCACTTTTAAAGGGGCCAAACACTAGTGGCACCAAGGAGCCTCTAAG TGAGAGACCACCAAAGACATCATCTCCAGCCCACAGTGCACATAGCTCAG GTGGTTCCCCAGTGTTGGCTCCCAAAAACAGTGCAGCCCCATCAGACAAGGGCTCAGTTCCTCTCAAAGTCAACCTCCTGCAGTTCAGGAAGAATGTTTCTGACCTCAGGATGCAACTCCATCAGATGAGACAGCTGCAG CTCCAGAACCAGGAGGCCTTACGGGTTCAGCTGAAGCGGGCAGAGCAGGAAATCAGTGTTAAACTCGCAGAGGCCATGCGGCGTCTAGAGGACCCAGTCCAGAGGCAGAGAGCTTTGGTTGAAGAGGACAGGCACAAGTACTTGGGACTGGAGGAGCGTGTCCTTACACAACTTGG CGAGCTGGAGCAGTATGTGGGCTCTCTGCAGAAGGactcagcagcaacacacagagTGGTGACCCTGAAGGACGTGGAAGAGGGAGCAGTGACTCTGAGGAAGGTGGGAGAATCTCTGGCAGGGCTCAAAG GAGAGTTCCCAGCTCTACAAACCAGGATGCGGGCTGTGCTCAGGGTGGAAGTGGAAGCCGTCAAGTTTTTGAAGGAGGAGCCTCATAAACTGGACAGCATGCTGAAAAGGGTCAAGAGCCTGACTGACACACTCAGCAGCCTGAGAAG ACATGCCTCTGAGGGTTCCCAGAAGGGGCCTGATCCTTCTGCTAATATCCCAGTGGATAAcagccctgcagcagctgtatCAGAGGCCCTTGCAGAAGCTTCCCCTGCACCAGTCCAGTCTAGCTCCAACTCGGCCCCACCGGAGCTCCAGAACTCCACCATCAGATCAGAGGTGATGCCTTCCTCCCCGGTGGTCATCCATCATGTCCAGAGCTCCCCAGTCCACATTCAGCAGTCCCAGCAGTCTGCAGCTTTGACTGCTCATCCCAGTCCCCCGCTCACTCCCAGCCCCATTCAGGTTCCTAGTCCCAACCCAAGCAAGAGTCATGGCCGGGAATCTCCCAAGGGTGCATCCTTGGATCCACCAAGTCCTGCCCGTCATAAGAAGACACATGGGAACCCAGTGAATAATGGCAACCAGGATCTTGTCAtagaggagctgcagagcagTCAGGACAagagcaaaaacagagctaTGTCCATAGAG GCAGCAGAGAAGGAGTgggaagagaggaggcagaaTATGGGTCATTACGATGGAAAAGAGTTTGAGAAGATCCTCCAAGAGGCCCAGGCCAACATGATGAAGGGCATTCCCAGCCTTGAAGTAGAAGAAAACCCAGCACTGCCACCTGCTCCCAGTGGAGAACCAGCCGACATCCACAATCTTGTGGAATCACCATCAG AAGAGCCCCAGGTCGAGCCTGACTCtgacaaactaaacaaaaaggGACCTGAGAAACTTCAGAAGCCTTTGATGGAGAAACCAGCCAAGCCTCTGCTGGAGAGACCCTCCAAGACTGCCACCAAGCCAGCGTCCACTGACAGTTTTACCAAGCAAGGGTCTGAAAAGTCCAGTAagtccccaccaccacctcctccgcGGAAGACCTACCCCAGCTCAAGCTCAGGCATGACCACCACGCGCTCTGGTGAGGTGGTCTACACCAGCAGGAAGGAAACTGTCTCAGCTCAG gagggtgaagaggaggtcACACCTCCCACTCCCCAACCCAAGCCCACTAAGGTTCCGCCAGAGACCAAGCCGAAGCCTGCTACCCCTCCTCCTGTTACTGCCTCTGTTaccagagaagaggaggatgaaggggaCAAGATCATGGCAGAGCTCCAG GTTTTCCAGAAGTGCACAGTTAAGGATGTAGGGGTGAAAAATTTGGTAGAGCCCACTACTCGAATTGAACCGCAAATCAGAGAACTAAGACCAGGGGCCTTATTGCCCCTCAAAGAGAAAAAG CAGAGCTCAGAGCCCAGTCGAGAGGATAAAGATCCAGACACAGATGAAAATGGGAATACAACTGTGCGACAGAGCCAAGGG GTCATATATTATGTGACTGGCCAGATTCCCAAAGATCATCCACCCCCGTCAGGAATGGAGGAAACCCCTGAACACCAAGAGCCCATACAGCCTCCAATACAGGTGTCAAATGTCAATGTTAATGACAATTCTCCAAGccaggaacagcagcagcagcagccgccacAATCTCCGACACCCAAATCTCCCCCACCTTTAACACCTCCACCTATATCACCTAAGCCTGTGGGACTGAATGGATTAAAACTGCCAAAGAAGCAAGTCAAACGCTCTGAATCCCTGAAGACCAAGGCAGAAATGGAGAAGGGAAAGAAcaaaatcaacactgaaaagaaaagtaaaatcatCCAGGAACATGTTTCTTCTAGTAAAAATATAATACCTGAGCCTATGGAAACCACAGCAACCAGTACTGTAAGGCAGGCACCTAAGAGTTCCATTGGCCCAACTAAAAGGGCTCCTGGTGAGGACAGTGGTCCACCTAAAGCCAGCTGTGaggttgatgatgatgatgatgagggggCTAGTCTTAGTCCTGATCTACCTGGAGAAGAGGCACCTCCACCCCCAGACAACATAGCATTTATGATCACTAACACCAAGGTTCAGGCCCTGTCTTGTGGTGAGTACCAAGAACTGGTCAATGCCAAGAAGGGAAGCGTCCAGACTGTTACTGTAGGTGGTGCAGCAAACCGAGGGAACACCACAGCAGGTCCCACTATGCCACAGGATAATGGCTTCAACAAGAAGCCCGTCATCATCATATTTGATGAGCCCATGGACATACGTTCAGCTTACAAACGCCTATCCACCATATTTGAATGTGAGGAGGAACTGGAGAGGATGTTAGCAGAAGAGCGCAttgaggaggagagtgaggagtCAGACACCGAGAGGAGTGGTGGTCAGCAGGTAAAAACTGGAGGGACTGAAACTGTTGATGGCAAAAAGGTCAGCTCTTCACAGGGCACTGCTGACCATGCCAGCTTATCATCCTCATCTTCGTCTTCAATATCTGAACTAATGGACAGTGGGATAAACTTGGAATCAAATGGAGACGCCAAGCAGGACAGTAAGAAGAAGTTCAAGTTTAAGTTCCCGAAGAAACAGCTAGCGGCACTGACCCAGGCGATTCGCACGGGCACCAAGTCAGGCAAGAAGACTCTACAGGTTGTTGTgtatgaagatgaggaggaatcTGACGGTACTATCAGGCAGCACAAAGAAGCAAAGAGATTTGAGATTGCACGTTCAAAATCCTTAGCGGACACCCCCAAGGCAATAAGCTCAACCGTGCTGAAGAGGCAGAACTCCGACTCCCTCTGCAGGACAGATGAGATCCGGAAGAACACCTACAAAACACTGGACAGCCTAGAGCAAACCATCAAGCAGCTGGAGACCACTATTAGTGAGATGGGACCACGCTCCCCTGAGGAGCCAGTCTCAATGGACGAGGCTAAAGCAGGGAATGGGAAAAGCTCAGAGGGAGTGGGGCTGAAGAGGTCTTCCTCTCTTCCTACCTCCAGAGGGTCAGGCCCTAAGGTACCCGGCAAAACTTATTTGCAGAAGAAGAATAAACCTCAGCTCCTTCCTCGCCCTGTAGTTGTCCCTACTACTACCACCGCTTCCACCGCCACTGTCCCCAGTGCCCCCAGCACCGTACAACAG AACACCAGTGTCGCTTCCCCTACTAGTCGGATGCCCGTCCCTTTGTCTGCGAAGTCCAGGCAGTCGCCGGGTACTACTGACaaagcaggaaaacaacaaaaactgcagGACGCTCAGAGGCAGTTCCGACAG GCTAACGGAAGTGCTAAAAGAGTGGGAGGGGATCATAAAACTACTTCCCCTACTATACCCATCTCTAAAATCCCTGCTTTTTATCCTAGCTCTACTAAAGGCAGCTCCCAGTCTGCACAAAACTCAGATGCTACTAATCCCATTaacccttcctcctcctccctctcctctatGACAAAGTCCTCCATCCTGTCCTCTCACAGTCCTCGTTCCGGTTCCCTACCCTCCTCCCACATCCCCTCCTTCTCTAACGGATCCCTCAAACTCCCCACACCCTCACAGCACACAGGTAAAGCTCTCTCGTTCTCCTCACAGACTCAGAATGGTCGAgtgcactcctcctcctcttcattctcctcctcctcctcatcctcctcctccccctcccctctgtcGCCCACACCTTTGGGCCAAGGTGGAAAGAGCATCCGCACCATACATACCCCCAGCTTCACCAGCTACAGGTCCCACAACGGCAGCAGCGGCAAATCCTGCATCCCAACAGCCACAGCAGCTAAGGACACTTAG
- the si:ch211-285f17.1 gene encoding sickle tail protein homolog isoform X12, which translates to MQPSDMDKKREAFLEHLKQKYPHHASAIMGHQERLREQSLQGMLSSLHSELDIQRYLMKIQLPHRSRSPKHGPSPQPSVGDQVDHLSLASLESLDAMSEADAPTAFTRGSRVRASLPVVRSTNQTKDRSLGVLYLQYGDETKQIRMPNEITSIDTVRALFVSAFPQQLTMKMLESPSVAVYVKDDMRNMYYELTDVRNITDHSCLKVYHKDPAQAFSHGPRPANGDARMHSDGQHPLRQPPMGPPTHHSMQGALPPTPHSMPPSPSRIPFGPRQGSIPGSATIPRDRLSNANPPARSISPCPSAILERRDVKPDEDMGGKSHSLARGNEGLYADPYLLQEGRMSMATAHGPHPSPGLDGPEHGMGGFHRASIRSTSSYSGPSPTDTIDHPSLYRQKSRNSQLPTLGSKTPPPSPHRMAEVRMIDIHGGPPHGGPPHGVPPHGVPPHGVPMERSSPVRQSFRKEEITGTKPRNSMGSPVVSDLPGHLQGPIPPASDHQTRERMKAMEQQIASLTGLVQHALLKGPNTSGTKEPLSERPPKTSSPAHSAHSSGGSPVLAPKNSAAPSDKGSVPLKVNLLQFRKNVSDLRMQLHQMRQLQLQNQEALRVQLKRAEQEISVKLAEAMRRLEDPVQRQRALVEEDRHKYLGLEERVLTQLGELEQYVGSLQKDSAATHRVVTLKDVEEGAVTLRKVGESLAGLKGEFPALQTRMRAVLRVEVEAVKFLKEEPHKLDSMLKRVKSLTDTLSSLRRHASEGSQKGPDPSANIPVDNSPAAAVSEALAEASPAPVQSSSNSAPPELQNSTIRSEVMPSSPVVIHHVQSSPVHIQQSQQSAALTAHPSPPLTPSPIQVPSPNPSKSHGRESPKGASLDPPSPARHKKTHGNPVNNGNQDLVIEELQSSQDKSKNRAMSIEAAEKEWEERRQNMGHYDGKEFEKILQEAQANMMKGIPSLEVEENPALPPAPSGEPADIHNLVESPSEEPQVEPDSDKLNKKGPEKLQKPLMEKPAKPLLERPSKTATKPASTDSFTKQGSEKSSKSPPPPPPRKTYPSSSSGMTTTRSGEVVYTSRKETVSAQEGEEEVTPPTPQPKPTKVPPETKPKPATPPPVTASVTREEEDEGDKIMAELQVFQKCTVKDVGVKNLVEPTTRIEPQIRELRPGALLPLKEKKQSSEPSREDKDPDTDENGNTTVRQSQGVIYYVTGQIPKDHPPPSGMEETPEHQEPIQPPIQVSNVNVNDNSPSQEQQQQQPPQSPTPKSPPPLTPPPISPKPVGLNGLKLPKKQVKRSESLKTKAEMEKGKNKINTEKKSKIIQEHVSSSKNIIPEPMETTATSTVRQAPKSSIGPTKRAPGEDSGPPKASCEVDDDDDEGASLSPDLPGEEAPPPPDNIAFMITNTKVQALSCGEYQELVNAKKGSVQTVTVGGAANRGNTTAGPTMPQDNGFNKKPVIIIFDEPMDIRSAYKRLSTIFECEEELERMLAEERIEEESEESDTERSGGQQVKTGGTETVDGKKVSSSQGTADHASLSSSSSSSISELMDSGINLESNGDAKQDSKKKFKFKFPKKQLAALTQAIRTGTKSGKKTLQVVVYEDEEESDGTIRQHKEAKRFEIARSKSLADTPKAISSTVLKRQNSDSLCRTDEIRKNTYKTLDSLEQTIKQLETTISEMGPRSPEEPVSMDEAKAGNGKSSEGVGLKRSSSLPTSRGSGPKVPGKTYLQKKNKPQLLPRPVVVPTTTTASTATVPSAPSTVQQNTSVASPTSRMPVPLSAKSRQSPGTTDKAGKQQKLQDAQRQFRQANGSAKRVGGDHKTTSPTIPISKIPAFYPSSTKGSSQSAQNSDATNPINPSSSSLSSMTKSSILSSHSPRSGSLPSSHIPSFSNGSLKLPTPSQHTGKALSFSSQTQNGRVHSSSSSFSSSSSSSSSPSPLSPTPLGQGGKSIRTIHTPSFTSYRSHNGSSGKSCIPTATAAKDT; encoded by the exons GAACATCACAGACCACTCCTGCCTGAAGGTCTACCACAAAGACCCAGCACAGGCATTCAGTCATGGGCCAAGACCTGCCAATGGCGATGCCAGG ATGCACAGTGATGGACAGCACCCTCTGAGACAACCCCCCATGGGTCCCCCAACACACCATTCAATGCAGGGAGCACTCCCTCCGACTCCCCACTCCATGCCCCCATCCCCTTCCAGAATCCCATTTGGCCCACGACAGGGCTCCATACCTGGCAGCGCCACTATCCCAAGGGACCGACTGTCTAATGCCAACCCTCCAGCGCGCTCCATCTCGCCCTGTCCCAGCGCCATCCTGGAGAGACGGGACGTCAAGCCAGATGAGGACATGGGGGGGAAGAGCCACAGTCTAGCCAGGGGAAATGAGGGGTTGTATGCAGATCCATACCTGCTTCAGGAGGGACGAATGAGCATGGCTACTGCCCATGGACCACACCCCAGCCCTGGGCTTGATGGTCCAGAGCATGGCATGGGGGGATTTCACCGTGCCTCCATCCGCTCCACTAGCTCTTACAGCGGGCCCAGCCCCACAGACACTATCGATCACCCCTCTCTCTACAGGCAGAAGTCCAGAAACAGCCAGCTGCCTACTCTGGGCTCCAAGACTCCTCCCCCATCCCCTCACAGGATGGCTGAGGTACGGATGATTGACATCCACGGTGGACCTCCTCATGGTGGACCTCCTCATGGTGTTCCTCCTCATGGTGTTCCTCCTCATGGAGTTCCCATGGAGAGAAGCTCACCAGTGCGCCAGTCCTTCAGGAAGGAAGAAATAACAGGGACCAAGCCCCGGAACAGCATGGGATCACCTGTGGTTTCAGACCTCCCGGGTCATCTCCAGGGGCCCATTCCACCTGCCAGTGACCATCAGACACG AGAGCGAATGAAGGCTATGGAGCAACAGATTGCCAGCTTGACTGGTCTTGTTCAGCATGCACTTTTAAAGGGGCCAAACACTAGTGGCACCAAGGAGCCTCTAAG TGAGAGACCACCAAAGACATCATCTCCAGCCCACAGTGCACATAGCTCAG GTGGTTCCCCAGTGTTGGCTCCCAAAAACAGTGCAGCCCCATCAGACAAGGGCTCAGTTCCTCTCAAAGTCAACCTCCTGCAGTTCAGGAAGAATGTTTCTGACCTCAGGATGCAACTCCATCAGATGAGACAGCTGCAG CTCCAGAACCAGGAGGCCTTACGGGTTCAGCTGAAGCGGGCAGAGCAGGAAATCAGTGTTAAACTCGCAGAGGCCATGCGGCGTCTAGAGGACCCAGTCCAGAGGCAGAGAGCTTTGGTTGAAGAGGACAGGCACAAGTACTTGGGACTGGAGGAGCGTGTCCTTACACAACTTGG CGAGCTGGAGCAGTATGTGGGCTCTCTGCAGAAGGactcagcagcaacacacagagTGGTGACCCTGAAGGACGTGGAAGAGGGAGCAGTGACTCTGAGGAAGGTGGGAGAATCTCTGGCAGGGCTCAAAG GAGAGTTCCCAGCTCTACAAACCAGGATGCGGGCTGTGCTCAGGGTGGAAGTGGAAGCCGTCAAGTTTTTGAAGGAGGAGCCTCATAAACTGGACAGCATGCTGAAAAGGGTCAAGAGCCTGACTGACACACTCAGCAGCCTGAGAAG ACATGCCTCTGAGGGTTCCCAGAAGGGGCCTGATCCTTCTGCTAATATCCCAGTGGATAAcagccctgcagcagctgtatCAGAGGCCCTTGCAGAAGCTTCCCCTGCACCAGTCCAGTCTAGCTCCAACTCGGCCCCACCGGAGCTCCAGAACTCCACCATCAGATCAGAGGTGATGCCTTCCTCCCCGGTGGTCATCCATCATGTCCAGAGCTCCCCAGTCCACATTCAGCAGTCCCAGCAGTCTGCAGCTTTGACTGCTCATCCCAGTCCCCCGCTCACTCCCAGCCCCATTCAGGTTCCTAGTCCCAACCCAAGCAAGAGTCATGGCCGGGAATCTCCCAAGGGTGCATCCTTGGATCCACCAAGTCCTGCCCGTCATAAGAAGACACATGGGAACCCAGTGAATAATGGCAACCAGGATCTTGTCAtagaggagctgcagagcagTCAGGACAagagcaaaaacagagctaTGTCCATAGAG GCAGCAGAGAAGGAGTgggaagagaggaggcagaaTATGGGTCATTACGATGGAAAAGAGTTTGAGAAGATCCTCCAAGAGGCCCAGGCCAACATGATGAAGGGCATTCCCAGCCTTGAAGTAGAAGAAAACCCAGCACTGCCACCTGCTCCCAGTGGAGAACCAGCCGACATCCACAATCTTGTGGAATCACCATCAG AAGAGCCCCAGGTCGAGCCTGACTCtgacaaactaaacaaaaaggGACCTGAGAAACTTCAGAAGCCTTTGATGGAGAAACCAGCCAAGCCTCTGCTGGAGAGACCCTCCAAGACTGCCACCAAGCCAGCGTCCACTGACAGTTTTACCAAGCAAGGGTCTGAAAAGTCCAGTAagtccccaccaccacctcctccgcGGAAGACCTACCCCAGCTCAAGCTCAGGCATGACCACCACGCGCTCTGGTGAGGTGGTCTACACCAGCAGGAAGGAAACTGTCTCAGCTCAG gagggtgaagaggaggtcACACCTCCCACTCCCCAACCCAAGCCCACTAAGGTTCCGCCAGAGACCAAGCCGAAGCCTGCTACCCCTCCTCCTGTTACTGCCTCTGTTaccagagaagaggaggatgaaggggaCAAGATCATGGCAGAGCTCCAG GTTTTCCAGAAGTGCACAGTTAAGGATGTAGGGGTGAAAAATTTGGTAGAGCCCACTACTCGAATTGAACCGCAAATCAGAGAACTAAGACCAGGGGCCTTATTGCCCCTCAAAGAGAAAAAG CAGAGCTCAGAGCCCAGTCGAGAGGATAAAGATCCAGACACAGATGAAAATGGGAATACAACTGTGCGACAGAGCCAAGGG GTCATATATTATGTGACTGGCCAGATTCCCAAAGATCATCCACCCCCGTCAGGAATGGAGGAAACCCCTGAACACCAAGAGCCCATACAGCCTCCAATACAGGTGTCAAATGTCAATGTTAATGACAATTCTCCAAGccaggaacagcagcagcagcagccgccacAATCTCCGACACCCAAATCTCCCCCACCTTTAACACCTCCACCTATATCACCTAAGCCTGTGGGACTGAATGGATTAAAACTGCCAAAGAAGCAAGTCAAACGCTCTGAATCCCTGAAGACCAAGGCAGAAATGGAGAAGGGAAAGAAcaaaatcaacactgaaaagaaaagtaaaatcatCCAGGAACATGTTTCTTCTAGTAAAAATATAATACCTGAGCCTATGGAAACCACAGCAACCAGTACTGTAAGGCAGGCACCTAAGAGTTCCATTGGCCCAACTAAAAGGGCTCCTGGTGAGGACAGTGGTCCACCTAAAGCCAGCTGTGaggttgatgatgatgatgatgagggggCTAGTCTTAGTCCTGATCTACCTGGAGAAGAGGCACCTCCACCCCCAGACAACATAGCATTTATGATCACTAACACCAAGGTTCAGGCCCTGTCTTGTGGTGAGTACCAAGAACTGGTCAATGCCAAGAAGGGAAGCGTCCAGACTGTTACTGTAGGTGGTGCAGCAAACCGAGGGAACACCACAGCAGGTCCCACTATGCCACAGGATAATGGCTTCAACAAGAAGCCCGTCATCATCATATTTGATGAGCCCATGGACATACGTTCAGCTTACAAACGCCTATCCACCATATTTGAATGTGAGGAGGAACTGGAGAGGATGTTAGCAGAAGAGCGCAttgaggaggagagtgaggagtCAGACACCGAGAGGAGTGGTGGTCAGCAGGTAAAAACTGGAGGGACTGAAACTGTTGATGGCAAAAAGGTCAGCTCTTCACAGGGCACTGCTGACCATGCCAGCTTATCATCCTCATCTTCGTCTTCAATATCTGAACTAATGGACAGTGGGATAAACTTGGAATCAAATGGAGACGCCAAGCAGGACAGTAAGAAGAAGTTCAAGTTTAAGTTCCCGAAGAAACAGCTAGCGGCACTGACCCAGGCGATTCGCACGGGCACCAAGTCAGGCAAGAAGACTCTACAGGTTGTTGTgtatgaagatgaggaggaatcTGACGGTACTATCAGGCAGCACAAAGAAGCAAAGAGATTTGAGATTGCACGTTCAAAATCCTTAGCGGACACCCCCAAGGCAATAAGCTCAACCGTGCTGAAGAGGCAGAACTCCGACTCCCTCTGCAGGACAGATGAGATCCGGAAGAACACCTACAAAACACTGGACAGCCTAGAGCAAACCATCAAGCAGCTGGAGACCACTATTAGTGAGATGGGACCACGCTCCCCTGAGGAGCCAGTCTCAATGGACGAGGCTAAAGCAGGGAATGGGAAAAGCTCAGAGGGAGTGGGGCTGAAGAGGTCTTCCTCTCTTCCTACCTCCAGAGGGTCAGGCCCTAAGGTACCCGGCAAAACTTATTTGCAGAAGAAGAATAAACCTCAGCTCCTTCCTCGCCCTGTAGTTGTCCCTACTACTACCACCGCTTCCACCGCCACTGTCCCCAGTGCCCCCAGCACCGTACAACAG AACACCAGTGTCGCTTCCCCTACTAGTCGGATGCCCGTCCCTTTGTCTGCGAAGTCCAGGCAGTCGCCGGGTACTACTGACaaagcaggaaaacaacaaaaactgcagGACGCTCAGAGGCAGTTCCGACAG GCTAACGGAAGTGCTAAAAGAGTGGGAGGGGATCATAAAACTACTTCCCCTACTATACCCATCTCTAAAATCCCTGCTTTTTATCCTAGCTCTACTAAAGGCAGCTCCCAGTCTGCACAAAACTCAGATGCTACTAATCCCATTaacccttcctcctcctccctctcctctatGACAAAGTCCTCCATCCTGTCCTCTCACAGTCCTCGTTCCGGTTCCCTACCCTCCTCCCACATCCCCTCCTTCTCTAACGGATCCCTCAAACTCCCCACACCCTCACAGCACACAGGTAAAGCTCTCTCGTTCTCCTCACAGACTCAGAATGGTCGAgtgcactcctcctcctcttcattctcctcctcctcctcatcctcctcctccccctcccctctgtcGCCCACACCTTTGGGCCAAGGTGGAAAGAGCATCCGCACCATACATACCCCCAGCTTCACCAGCTACAGGTCCCACAACGGCAGCAGCGGCAAATCCTGCATCCCAACAGCCACAGCAGCTAAGGACACTTAG